In one window of Tenacibaculum mesophilum DNA:
- a CDS encoding bifunctional ADP-dependent NAD(P)H-hydrate dehydratase/NAD(P)H-hydrate epimerase has protein sequence MENLQKIINVTQIRKADEHTISKKGITSFALMGQASLAFVKAIEPLLNRSLKIAIVSGVGNNGGDGFAIARILKSKKYTVQPFLVQFKDVLSSDCDINFQKLDDTITIKSTSTIPDFFEYDVIIDAIFGFGLSKPVTGFIKHVIENINNAKKTIYAVDLPSGLYCDKLPDSETVVHADIAVSFQRPKLSFFFPENGNHVKNWKTVDIGLDEDFIQQQKSNYFILNEKITEILIPRLRQSHKGSYGHALLIAGSYGKMGAAVLSSKACLRSGVGLLTSYVPKCGYQIMQSSIPEAICLTDENEEFVTQLPEIFKYDILAIGPGLDVNEKTTQLVKKLVSKSSSPLVIDADAINIIAQNEELKSLLPKNSILTPHIKEFDRLVGKSDTSTERFQKQLEFSAKYQCIVVLKNAYTVISSPEGNLYFNTSGNQGMATGGSGDVLTGIITGLLAQNYTPLHAALLGVFFHGKAGDDAACKKGYNALIASDIIDALLIEKS, from the coding sequence TAATCAACGTTACACAAATACGAAAAGCTGACGAACATACTATTAGTAAAAAAGGAATTACTTCTTTTGCTCTGATGGGACAAGCATCTTTAGCCTTTGTAAAAGCTATTGAACCTTTACTAAACCGTTCTCTAAAAATTGCTATTGTTAGTGGGGTTGGTAATAATGGTGGTGACGGATTTGCTATTGCTAGAATTTTAAAAAGTAAGAAATATACTGTACAACCTTTTTTAGTTCAGTTTAAAGATGTACTTAGCTCAGATTGTGATATTAATTTTCAAAAACTTGATGATACTATCACTATAAAATCAACCAGTACAATTCCTGATTTTTTTGAATATGATGTTATTATTGACGCTATTTTTGGTTTTGGGCTTTCCAAGCCTGTTACTGGTTTTATAAAGCATGTTATTGAAAACATTAATAATGCTAAAAAAACCATATACGCTGTTGATCTTCCTTCTGGTTTATATTGCGATAAGCTTCCTGATTCTGAAACTGTTGTACATGCAGATATAGCAGTGAGCTTTCAAAGACCAAAACTTTCATTCTTTTTTCCTGAAAATGGAAACCATGTAAAAAATTGGAAAACAGTTGATATTGGTTTAGATGAAGATTTTATTCAACAGCAGAAAAGTAACTATTTTATTTTAAACGAAAAGATTACTGAAATTTTAATACCCCGATTACGTCAATCACACAAAGGAAGTTACGGACACGCTTTATTAATTGCAGGTTCTTATGGAAAAATGGGAGCTGCGGTACTCTCTTCAAAAGCTTGCTTACGAAGTGGTGTAGGTCTGCTAACTAGTTACGTACCAAAATGCGGGTATCAAATTATGCAATCTTCCATTCCAGAAGCAATATGCCTAACCGACGAGAATGAAGAATTCGTGACCCAACTCCCAGAAATTTTCAAATACGACATTCTCGCGATAGGTCCAGGATTGGATGTTAACGAAAAAACAACACAACTTGTAAAAAAATTAGTATCGAAAAGTAGTAGCCCGTTAGTTATTGATGCCGATGCTATTAATATTATTGCTCAAAACGAAGAATTAAAATCGTTACTTCCTAAAAACTCTATCTTAACTCCACATATTAAAGAGTTTGATAGATTGGTAGGAAAGTCTGACACCTCAACCGAACGTTTTCAAAAGCAACTTGAGTTTTCTGCAAAATATCAATGTATCGTAGTTTTAAAAAATGCATATACTGTGATTTCTTCTCCTGAAGGAAATTTATACTTCAACACTTCTGGAAACCAAGGAATGGCAACAGGTGGTAGCGGTGATGTACTCACAGGAATTATCACAGGCTTATTAGCACAAAACTACACTCCTCTACATGCCGCTTTATTAGGGGTATTTTTCCACGGAAAAGCAGGCGATGATGCCGCTTGCAAAAAAGGATACAACGCCCTAATTGCTTCTGATATTATTGATGCATTACTAATAGAAAAAAGTTAG
- a CDS encoding sodium:solute symporter: MQLIDWIVLSVTLLFIVLYGAWKTKGSKNVEDYIKGGNESKWWTIGLSVMATQASAITFLSTPGQAFHSGMGFVQFYFGLPIAMVIICLVFIPIYHRLKVYTAYEYLEGRFDQKTRTLTAILFLIQRGLAAGITIFAPAIILSAVLGWDLITLNIIIGVLVIIYTVSGGTKAVSVTQKQQMAVIFAGMFVAFYLILQYLPDDITFTKALEIAGASDKMKVLDFSWDLNNRYTVWTGILGGTFLMLSYFGTDQSQVQRYLSGKSLRESQLGLIFNGLLKVPMQFFILLVGVMVFVFYQFNPSPLNFNPKSGEAIANSNLETIEQYVKLEEQHRFIEGRKKALIFEGLTPENVAQIQEFNEQDKVLKEEAKNIISKVDPLVETNDKDYVFIHFILNNLPKGLIGLLLAVILSAAMSSTASELNALGGTTAIDLYKRNTKIEYSEEHYVKMSKWFTLGWGILAILVACIADLFDNLIQLVNIIGSIFYGNVLGIFLLAFFIKFVKGNAVFIAAIITQLIIIAVWYIDWLPYLWLNALGCGLVMLLAILIQSTSKEN, translated from the coding sequence ATGCAGCTAATAGATTGGATTGTTCTTTCGGTAACCTTATTGTTTATTGTTTTATATGGAGCTTGGAAAACCAAAGGAAGTAAAAATGTTGAAGATTACATAAAAGGAGGAAACGAAAGTAAATGGTGGACGATTGGTTTGTCAGTTATGGCAACACAAGCCAGTGCGATAACCTTTTTATCAACCCCAGGACAAGCATTTCATAGTGGAATGGGATTTGTGCAGTTTTACTTTGGATTACCAATAGCCATGGTAATTATCTGTTTGGTGTTTATTCCTATTTACCACCGATTAAAAGTTTATACAGCCTACGAATATTTAGAAGGAAGGTTTGATCAAAAAACTAGAACCTTGACAGCAATTCTGTTTTTAATTCAACGCGGATTAGCAGCTGGAATCACCATTTTTGCACCTGCTATTATTTTGTCTGCTGTTTTGGGTTGGGATTTAATTACTTTGAATATCATCATTGGGGTTTTGGTAATTATTTATACTGTTTCTGGAGGAACAAAGGCAGTGAGTGTTACGCAAAAACAACAAATGGCTGTAATTTTCGCAGGAATGTTTGTAGCTTTTTACTTGATATTACAATACTTACCCGACGATATTACATTTACCAAAGCACTAGAAATTGCAGGAGCTTCCGATAAAATGAAAGTGCTTGATTTTTCTTGGGATTTGAATAACCGTTACACGGTTTGGACAGGTATTTTAGGGGGGACATTTTTAATGTTATCGTATTTTGGAACAGACCAAAGCCAAGTACAGCGATACTTATCAGGAAAATCATTAAGAGAAAGTCAATTAGGATTGATTTTTAATGGGCTGTTAAAAGTACCGATGCAGTTTTTTATTCTGTTAGTAGGAGTGATGGTGTTTGTATTTTATCAGTTTAATCCGTCACCGTTAAATTTCAACCCAAAATCAGGAGAAGCAATAGCAAATTCCAACCTTGAAACAATAGAACAATATGTAAAATTAGAAGAGCAACATCGTTTTATTGAAGGAAGAAAAAAAGCGCTGATTTTTGAAGGGTTAACTCCTGAGAATGTAGCACAGATTCAAGAGTTTAATGAACAAGATAAGGTACTAAAGGAAGAAGCGAAAAATATTATTTCAAAAGTAGATCCGTTAGTAGAAACAAATGATAAAGATTATGTGTTTATTCATTTTATTCTGAATAATTTACCCAAAGGATTAATAGGTTTGTTGTTAGCGGTAATTTTATCTGCAGCAATGTCTTCTACAGCATCTGAATTAAACGCCTTAGGAGGTACTACAGCTATTGATTTATACAAACGAAATACGAAAATAGAATATAGCGAAGAGCATTATGTAAAAATGTCAAAATGGTTTACCCTAGGTTGGGGGATTTTGGCAATTTTAGTCGCCTGTATAGCAGATTTATTTGATAATTTAATTCAGCTTGTAAATATTATTGGTTCTATTTTTTATGGAAATGTGTTGGGAATATTCTTATTAGCCTTTTTTATAAAGTTTGTCAAAGGAAATGCAGTATTTATTGCAGCGATAATCACGCAATTAATTATTATCGCAGTTTGGTACATCGATTGGCTACCGTATTTGTGGTTGAATGCTTTAGGGTGCGGTTTAGTAATGCTATTAGCAATACTAATTCAATCAACGTCTAAAGAAAACTAA
- a CDS encoding DUF6503 family protein, translating to MKKILVLIAIALVSIACKKEVKKETIKKEEVATLKYPKTLEKIFEKHGGIEQWKKMKTLSFTLKNEEHTTDLHSRKTVVNSPEYSLGFDGKEVWLQQQDSTAFKGNPEFYYNLYFYFYAMPFVLADDGIVYSETKPLTFEGVSYPGIKISYKANVGTSPDDNYFIFYHPETKQMAWLGYTVTYFSKESTDAYKIIRYNDWENVNGLLLPKSITWYAKDENGQPTEPGREPIQFKMPLLSEASLANSFYEKPKE from the coding sequence ATGAAAAAAATACTAGTACTAATCGCTATAGCTCTTGTTTCAATAGCATGTAAAAAAGAAGTTAAAAAGGAAACAATTAAAAAAGAAGAGGTAGCAACATTAAAATACCCGAAAACATTAGAAAAAATTTTTGAAAAACATGGAGGGATTGAACAATGGAAAAAAATGAAAACATTGTCATTCACACTAAAAAATGAAGAACATACTACAGACTTACATTCACGAAAAACAGTAGTGAATTCACCAGAATATTCTTTAGGGTTTGATGGAAAAGAAGTGTGGTTACAACAACAAGATTCAACAGCGTTTAAAGGAAACCCGGAGTTTTATTACAATCTATATTTTTATTTTTATGCAATGCCTTTTGTATTAGCTGATGATGGCATTGTGTATTCAGAAACAAAACCGCTGACTTTTGAAGGAGTTAGCTATCCAGGAATAAAAATTTCATACAAAGCCAACGTAGGAACTTCACCAGATGATAATTATTTTATATTTTACCATCCAGAAACAAAACAAATGGCATGGTTAGGGTATACGGTTACTTATTTTAGCAAAGAATCAACTGATGCTTATAAAATTATAAGATATAACGATTGGGAAAATGTTAACGGTTTGTTATTGCCAAAATCCATAACTTGGTATGCTAAAGATGAAAATGGGCAACCAACAGAACCAGGAAGAGAACCAATTCAGTTTAAAATGCCTTTGTTAAGTGAAGCATCATTAGCCAATAGTTTTTACGAAAAACCAAAAGAATAA